In Dama dama isolate Ldn47 chromosome 9, ASM3311817v1, whole genome shotgun sequence, the following proteins share a genomic window:
- the EIF4E1B gene encoding eukaryotic translation initiation factor 4E type 1B, with translation MGEEVLRKAPEEGRLDFHPLLSRWALWFFKNDRSRAWQNNLHRVTKFNTVEDFWAIYNNIQLASKLSSGCDYALFKDGIKPMWEDSRNKRGGRWLVSLTRQQRHPELDHLWLETLLCLIGESFGEHSREVCGAVINIRAKGDKIAVWTREAENQEGVLHIGRVYKERLGLSTKTIIGYQAHADTATKSNSLAKNKFVV, from the exons ATGGGAGAGGAGGTTCTGAGGAAGGCCCCGGAGGAGGGCAGGCTGGACTTCCACCCGCTGCTCAGCAG gtggGCTCTGTGGTTCTTCAAGAACGACCGCAGCCGAGCCTGGCAGAACAACCTGCATCGGGTCACCAAGTTCAACACCGTGGAGGACTTCTGGGC GATATATAATAATATCCAGCTGGCCAGTAAGCTGTCTTCCGGTTGTGACTACGCCCTGTTCAAG GATGGCATTAAGCCCATGTGGGAAGACAGCAGGAATAAGCGGGGTGGCCGCTGGCTGGTCAGCCTCACCAGGCAGCAGCGTCACCCTGAGCTGGACCACCTGTGGCTGGAGACA CTGCTGTGTCTCATCGGGGAGAGCTTTGGGGAGCACAGCCGGGAAGTGTGTGGGGCCGTCATCAACATCCGCGCCAAGGGGGACAAGATTGCTGTGTGGACACGGGAGGCAGAGAACCAGGAGGGCGTGCTGCACATTGG GCGTGTCTACAAAGAGCGCCTGGGCCTCTCCACAAAGACCATCATTGGGTACCAGGCCCACGCAGACACAGCCACCAAGAGCAACTCCTTAGCCAAGAACAAATTTGTggtgtga
- the TSPAN17 gene encoding tetraspanin-17 isoform X2: MPGKHQHFQEPEVGCCGKYFLFGFNIVFWVLGALFLAIGLWAWSEKFSVFLGLIFFLELATGILAFVFKDWIRDQLNLFINNNVKAYRDDIDLQNLIDFAQEYWSCCGARGPNDWNLNIYFNCTDLNPSRERCGVPFSCCVRDPAEDVLNTQCGYDVRLKLELEQQGFIHTKGCVGQFEKWLQDNLIVVAGVFVGIALLQIFGICLAQNLVSDIKAVKANWIKYDDGYKLLK, encoded by the exons ATGCCCGGCAAGCACCAGCACTTCCAGGAACCCGAGGTCGGCTGCTGCGGGAAATACTTCCTGTTTGGCTTCAACATCGTCTTCTGG GTGCTGGGGGCCCTGTTCCTGGCCATCGGTCTCTGGGCCTGGAGTGAGAAG TTCTCCGTGTTCCTTGGCCTCATCTTCTTCCTGGAGCTGGCAACAGGGATCCTGGCCTTCGTCTTCAAGGACTGGATTCGAGACCAGCTCAACCTCTTCATCAACAACAATGTCAAGGCCTATCGGGACGACATTGACCTCCAGAACCTCATTGACTTTGCTCAGGAATAC tGGTCTTGCTGCGGAGCCCGAGGGCCCAACGACTGGAACCTCAATATCTACTTCAACTGCACTGACTTGAACCCCAGCCGGGAGCGCTGCGGAGTGCCCTTCTCCTGCTGCGTCAGGGACCCAGCG GAAGATGTCCTCAACACTCAGTGTGGCTACGACGTCCGGCTCAAACTG GAGCTGGAGCAGCAGGGCTTCATTCACACCAAAGGCTGTGTGGGCCAGTTTGAAAAGTGGCTACAGGACAACCTGATTGTTGTGGCAGGGGTCTTCGTGGGCATCGCCCTTCTCCAG ATCTTTGGCATCTGCCTGGCCCAGAACCTCGTCAGCGACATCAAAGCAGTGAAGGCCAACTG
- the TSPAN17 gene encoding tetraspanin-17 isoform X1 — protein sequence MPGKHQHFQEPEVGCCGKYFLFGFNIVFWVLGALFLAIGLWAWSEKGVLSNISALTDLGGLDPVWLFVVVGGVMSVLGFAGCIGALRENTFLLKFFSVFLGLIFFLELATGILAFVFKDWIRDQLNLFINNNVKAYRDDIDLQNLIDFAQEYWSCCGARGPNDWNLNIYFNCTDLNPSRERCGVPFSCCVRDPAEDVLNTQCGYDVRLKLELEQQGFIHTKGCVGQFEKWLQDNLIVVAGVFVGIALLQIFGICLAQNLVSDIKAVKANWIKYDDGYKLLK from the exons ATGCCCGGCAAGCACCAGCACTTCCAGGAACCCGAGGTCGGCTGCTGCGGGAAATACTTCCTGTTTGGCTTCAACATCGTCTTCTGG GTGCTGGGGGCCCTGTTCCTGGCCATCGGTCTCTGGGCCTGGAGTGAGAAG GGCGTTCTCTCCAACATCTCGGCACTGACAGATCTGGGAGGCCTTGACCCGGTGTGGCTGTTTGTGGTGGTTGGAGGCGTCATGTCCGTGCTGGGCTTTGCCGGCTGCATTGGGGCCCTCCGGGAGAACACCTTCTTGCTCAAGTTT TTCTCCGTGTTCCTTGGCCTCATCTTCTTCCTGGAGCTGGCAACAGGGATCCTGGCCTTCGTCTTCAAGGACTGGATTCGAGACCAGCTCAACCTCTTCATCAACAACAATGTCAAGGCCTATCGGGACGACATTGACCTCCAGAACCTCATTGACTTTGCTCAGGAATAC tGGTCTTGCTGCGGAGCCCGAGGGCCCAACGACTGGAACCTCAATATCTACTTCAACTGCACTGACTTGAACCCCAGCCGGGAGCGCTGCGGAGTGCCCTTCTCCTGCTGCGTCAGGGACCCAGCG GAAGATGTCCTCAACACTCAGTGTGGCTACGACGTCCGGCTCAAACTG GAGCTGGAGCAGCAGGGCTTCATTCACACCAAAGGCTGTGTGGGCCAGTTTGAAAAGTGGCTACAGGACAACCTGATTGTTGTGGCAGGGGTCTTCGTGGGCATCGCCCTTCTCCAG ATCTTTGGCATCTGCCTGGCCCAGAACCTCGTCAGCGACATCAAAGCAGTGAAGGCCAACTG